A portion of the Streptomyces sp. NBC_00376 genome contains these proteins:
- a CDS encoding LLM class flavin-dependent oxidoreductase — translation MSSTAPLHLAAEIGGPPRYDPGHYTGLARLAEHGALDFVTLGDSFARPGPDALAVLSRVAPATGRIGLVPTVTTTHTEPFHVSSAVATLDWVSRGRAGWQADVSTTGAEARLFGRRPAAPADELWREAGDSAEAGARLWDSWEDDAEIRDVATGRFIDRDKLHYIDFEGASFTVRGPAIVPRPPQGRPVIVVDGTSGPARETAARHADVVLVRATTPEQAAGARTDLRRRAAAYGRGPGALRVLVALTVDLGDAETAPEPGLESGPPLAAGGSYYRGGPVDLAELITRWHRGGAADGFHLTPITPGRDLERIVNGTVALLQHRSLFRTFYPGGTLREHLGLARPANRYAFEGGRA, via the coding sequence ATGTCTTCGACCGCCCCCCTTCATCTGGCCGCCGAGATCGGCGGTCCGCCACGCTACGACCCCGGGCACTACACCGGCCTCGCCCGGCTCGCCGAGCACGGCGCCCTTGACTTCGTCACGCTCGGCGACTCCTTCGCCCGACCCGGCCCCGACGCGCTCGCCGTGCTCTCCCGGGTCGCGCCCGCCACCGGCCGGATCGGCCTGGTGCCCACCGTCACCACCACCCACACCGAGCCGTTCCACGTGTCGTCCGCCGTGGCCACCCTGGACTGGGTGAGCCGCGGCCGGGCGGGCTGGCAGGCCGATGTGTCGACGACCGGGGCCGAGGCCCGGCTGTTCGGCCGGCGCCCGGCGGCGCCCGCCGACGAGCTGTGGCGCGAGGCCGGTGACAGCGCCGAGGCGGGCGCCCGGCTGTGGGACAGCTGGGAGGACGACGCCGAGATCAGGGACGTCGCCACCGGCCGCTTCATCGACCGGGACAAGCTGCACTACATCGACTTCGAGGGCGCCTCCTTCACCGTCCGGGGCCCGGCGATCGTGCCCCGGCCCCCGCAGGGCCGCCCGGTCATCGTCGTCGACGGGACGAGCGGCCCGGCCCGGGAGACCGCCGCCCGCCACGCGGATGTCGTCCTGGTCCGGGCCACCACCCCCGAGCAGGCCGCCGGCGCCCGTACCGATCTGCGCCGGCGAGCGGCGGCGTACGGACGCGGCCCCGGCGCGCTCCGGGTCCTGGTCGCGCTCACCGTCGACCTCGGCGACGCCGAGACCGCCCCGGAACCGGGGCTGGAGAGCGGACCACCGCTCGCCGCGGGCGGCTCGTACTACCGGGGCGGCCCGGTCGACCTCGCCGAACTGATCACCCGGTGGCACCGCGGCGGCGCGGCGGACGGTTTCCACCTCACACCCATCACCCCCGGGCGCGATCTCGAACGGATCGTCAACGGCACCGTGGCGCTGCTCCAGCACCGCAGCCTGTTCCGCACCTTCTACCCCGGCGGCACCCTGCGCGAGCACCTGGGGCTGGCCCGCCCCGCCAACCGGTACGCCTTCGAAGGAGGACGGGCATGA